The following are encoded together in the Salinibacterium sp. UTAS2018 genome:
- a CDS encoding HAD hydrolase-like protein, with protein sequence MATNWTCILVDLDGTIADSAPGITASLAFMFEEMGHPVPSAEELRAYVGPPIVNSFRDRAGFTAVEAAQALSIYRRHYMEGNSANGSDIFPGMPEVLKTLHATGIPLSLATSKPEFPASVILDLANLTQYFRVMAGASIDEIRSAKKDVVAEAITRLKMIGADVSNPVMIGDRFYDIEGAAEHGIPTIYVDWGYGNSGESDGSIAVVSKAEELLPLLLPS encoded by the coding sequence ATGGCTACTAATTGGACTTGTATTCTCGTTGACCTTGACGGCACGATCGCTGACTCGGCGCCCGGAATTACGGCGTCGCTCGCGTTCATGTTCGAGGAAATGGGCCACCCCGTTCCCTCCGCTGAAGAACTGCGCGCCTACGTCGGCCCGCCCATTGTGAACTCGTTTCGCGACCGCGCCGGGTTCACCGCCGTTGAAGCAGCGCAGGCCCTCTCGATTTACCGCCGCCACTACATGGAGGGCAACAGCGCCAACGGAAGCGACATCTTCCCCGGTATGCCCGAGGTGCTGAAGACGCTGCACGCGACCGGGATTCCGCTGTCGCTGGCAACCTCGAAGCCCGAATTTCCGGCATCCGTGATTCTCGACCTAGCGAACCTCACGCAGTACTTCCGCGTGATGGCCGGCGCCTCGATCGACGAGATTCGTAGCGCCAAGAAAGACGTCGTGGCCGAGGCCATTACCCGCCTGAAGATGATCGGTGCCGACGTGAGCAACCCGGTGATGATCGGCGACCGCTTCTACGACATCGAGGGTGCGGCCGAGCACGGCATCCCCACCATTTATGTCGACTGGGGTTACGGCAACTCCGGCGAGTCCGACGGCTCAATCGCTGTCGTGTCAAAGGCAGAAGAACTGCTGCCGCTGCTGCTTCCTAGCTAG
- the nucS gene encoding endonuclease NucS, whose translation MRLVIAKCSVDYAGRLSAHLPLATRLLLLKADGSVLVHSDALSYKPLNWMSPPCVLSTLEPEAEQSDAGVTEIWKVAHTKSADMLIVSIHEILHDSNHELGVDPGLQKDGVEAHLQKLLAEHIDILGEGYRLVRREYMTAIGPVDILATDEKGASVAVELKRRGDIDGVEQLTRYLELMNRDPLLAPVTGIFAAQEIKPQARTLAKDRGIRCVLLDYDEMRGLDDPNMRLF comes from the coding sequence GTGCGACTTGTCATAGCCAAATGCTCCGTTGATTACGCCGGGCGTCTCAGTGCCCATCTGCCCCTCGCGACGCGACTGCTGTTACTGAAGGCCGACGGCAGTGTGCTCGTGCACTCCGATGCGCTCTCGTACAAGCCGCTTAACTGGATGAGCCCGCCCTGTGTGCTTTCCACCCTTGAGCCCGAAGCCGAGCAGTCGGATGCCGGAGTCACCGAAATCTGGAAAGTCGCCCACACCAAATCGGCCGACATGCTCATCGTCTCGATTCACGAAATCCTGCACGACTCGAACCACGAGCTGGGCGTCGACCCCGGACTGCAGAAGGATGGCGTCGAGGCTCACCTGCAAAAGTTACTTGCCGAGCACATCGACATTTTGGGCGAGGGCTACCGTCTCGTTCGCCGCGAATACATGACCGCCATCGGGCCGGTCGACATTCTCGCGACCGATGAGAAGGGTGCGAGCGTTGCCGTGGAGCTCAAGCGTCGTGGCGACATCGATGGTGTTGAGCAGTTGACGCGCTACCTCGAGCTGATGAACCGCGACCCTCTGCTGGCTCCCGTCACCGGCATTTTTGCAGCCCAGGAAATCAAGCCGCAGGCACGCACGCTCGCGAAGGACCGCGGCATCCGCTGTGTGCTGTTGGATTACGACGAGATGCGCGGCCTCGACGACCCCAACATGCGGTTGTTCTAG
- a CDS encoding alpha/beta fold hydrolase, translated as MYVATSGPADAPPVLLLHGGGVAGWMWDSLRERLETDYRVIVPDLPGHGHSADEPYVSHAATVAALARLITTPVTVIGFSLGAQLSILLASHYPQLVTNAVIVSAQAKAMPFTGLTLAALGVSAPLARQRWFAKLQARELFVPPHQIEDYIETSAGVTKQSLLAAVGENMRFELPAEWSIFDGRVLVMAGTKERRVMHESAAAIHEAQPASTFTLVEHCGHGIPLQRPDWFSDRVREWLAQA; from the coding sequence ATGTATGTCGCCACCTCCGGACCAGCCGATGCCCCGCCCGTACTACTTCTCCACGGCGGCGGTGTTGCTGGCTGGATGTGGGATTCACTGCGAGAGCGGCTTGAGACCGATTACCGGGTGATCGTTCCCGACCTCCCGGGCCACGGACATTCAGCCGACGAACCCTATGTTTCGCACGCGGCGACGGTCGCAGCGTTGGCACGTCTCATCACGACCCCGGTCACCGTAATCGGGTTCTCGCTGGGCGCGCAGCTTTCGATTCTGCTCGCATCGCACTACCCCCAACTCGTCACGAACGCCGTGATCGTGAGCGCGCAAGCGAAAGCCATGCCCTTCACGGGTCTCACACTCGCCGCCCTGGGGGTCAGCGCTCCGCTTGCTCGCCAGCGCTGGTTCGCCAAGCTGCAAGCTCGCGAATTGTTCGTTCCTCCTCACCAGATCGAGGACTACATCGAGACGAGTGCCGGCGTCACGAAGCAAAGCTTGCTCGCCGCCGTCGGCGAGAACATGAGATTCGAACTCCCGGCGGAGTGGTCGATCTTCGACGGCCGTGTACTCGTGATGGCAGGAACGAAAGAACGTCGGGTGATGCACGAGTCGGCCGCCGCGATCCACGAAGCCCAACCCGCCAGCACCTTCACGCTCGTCGAACACTGCGGGCACGGCATCCCGCTTCAACGCCCGGACTGGTTCAGTGACCGCGTGCGAGAGTGGCTCGCTCAGGCCTGA
- the pip gene encoding prolyl aminopeptidase translates to MFEPIAPYSHGWLSRPDGVRLFWEESGNPHGQAALYLHGGPGSGLGPGGYRRRFDHTAYRIIGLDQRGCGQSTPLAIDELDSLDTNTTQALIADLEALREHLGIDAWVLHGVSWGCTLAMAYALEHPDRVLGLVLVAVTTGSREEIEWITEGVGAIFPEAWAQFSSVAREGERPVAAYARLLRDEHPQVRADAARAWETWESIHISLDPHWVPGPLFDNDRDRQNFATLVTHYWANDCFLGGDARIHDRIAELTGIPTTLIHGRHDISGPVSTPWRLHHSWPSSELIVVEDEGHGGPREMEYAAAALSKLVAQA, encoded by the coding sequence GTGTTCGAACCAATCGCGCCCTATTCGCACGGCTGGCTGAGCCGACCCGATGGAGTGCGCTTGTTTTGGGAGGAATCCGGCAACCCACACGGGCAGGCAGCGCTCTACCTCCATGGTGGGCCCGGCAGCGGGCTGGGCCCCGGAGGCTACCGGCGACGCTTCGACCACACGGCATATCGAATCATTGGGCTCGATCAGCGTGGCTGCGGGCAGAGTACCCCGCTCGCCATCGACGAACTCGATTCGCTCGATACCAACACCACTCAAGCGCTCATCGCCGACCTCGAAGCCTTGCGCGAGCACCTCGGTATAGATGCGTGGGTTCTGCACGGGGTCTCGTGGGGCTGCACGTTGGCGATGGCGTACGCGCTCGAGCATCCCGACAGAGTGCTCGGCCTGGTACTCGTCGCCGTCACCACCGGCTCCCGCGAAGAAATCGAGTGGATCACCGAAGGCGTTGGCGCGATTTTCCCTGAGGCGTGGGCGCAGTTCAGTTCAGTAGCACGCGAGGGAGAGCGCCCAGTCGCTGCCTACGCGCGGCTTCTGCGAGACGAGCATCCCCAGGTTCGAGCTGACGCGGCCCGCGCGTGGGAAACCTGGGAGAGCATCCACATATCGCTCGACCCTCATTGGGTTCCCGGCCCGCTGTTCGACAACGATCGTGACCGGCAGAACTTCGCCACCCTCGTGACTCACTATTGGGCAAACGACTGTTTTCTCGGCGGTGACGCGCGAATCCACGATCGCATCGCAGAGCTCACGGGGATTCCTACGACTCTGATTCACGGTCGCCATGACATCAGCGGGCCCGTCAGCACCCCTTGGCGCCTTCACCACAGCTGGCCGAGCAGTGAACTCATCGTGGTCGAAGACGAAGGCCATGGTGGACCCCGTGAGATGGAATACGCTGCGGCCGCTCTCTCGAAACTGGTCGCTCAGGCCTGA
- a CDS encoding MFS transporter, giving the protein MTASDSAATPPSLPHGLTSRQVLSWRNAIATLFALAGFSFASWVGRIPTVRDTFGASHSEIGILLFGLAIGSLLGLVVAGKLVERFGAKIVVRACVVLFVASLAATALIIGVLGSFFGAVISLAVFGLAFSTYDVAINLSGTANERLLGRSSMPTLHGFYSLGTMAGAGFGAAAEALSVPLATHLVIVSAIVLITALVVSGFILPERLADPPPNTVEMKIAAGELTAPKLKSVWLEPRTILIGIIVLGMAFAEGSAIDWLALAMVDGYEISNAFGTLIFGVFVTAMTATRFFGVRALDRFGRVPVLRASAGLAAAGLLLVIFSPAVWLAVIGTALWGAGAALGFPVGISAAADDPKRATARVTAVATIAYASTLIGPPMIGVLSDQVGVLNALLLIVVLAIISGLLSPYARELAGRHAFPYVDFSSPGTTSIAITMATTEMHFVITPEQIEEAQRENERRGLGKFKRKRPGGK; this is encoded by the coding sequence ATGACAGCCTCTGACTCGGCCGCCACACCCCCCTCTCTTCCCCACGGCCTCACCAGCCGCCAAGTGCTCTCGTGGCGCAATGCGATCGCCACCCTTTTCGCTCTCGCGGGCTTCTCTTTTGCCAGCTGGGTGGGCCGCATCCCGACGGTGCGCGACACTTTTGGTGCCAGCCATTCGGAAATTGGCATCCTGCTCTTCGGGCTCGCGATCGGCTCGCTGCTCGGACTCGTCGTTGCCGGCAAACTCGTCGAGCGGTTCGGCGCCAAAATCGTCGTGCGCGCCTGCGTGGTGCTGTTTGTCGCTTCCCTCGCTGCTACTGCGCTCATCATCGGAGTGCTCGGCAGCTTCTTCGGTGCGGTGATCTCGCTCGCGGTCTTTGGGTTGGCGTTCAGCACCTACGACGTGGCCATCAACCTGTCGGGTACTGCGAACGAACGGCTCCTTGGCCGTTCGAGCATGCCGACTCTGCACGGTTTCTACAGCCTCGGCACGATGGCGGGTGCCGGGTTCGGCGCTGCGGCGGAAGCGCTGAGCGTTCCGCTCGCCACTCACCTCGTGATCGTCTCGGCGATCGTGCTCATCACTGCGCTCGTCGTGTCGGGGTTCATCCTTCCGGAGCGGCTCGCGGATCCGCCACCCAACACTGTCGAGATGAAGATCGCCGCGGGAGAGCTGACCGCCCCGAAGCTGAAAAGCGTCTGGCTCGAGCCCCGCACTATCCTGATCGGCATCATCGTGCTCGGCATGGCCTTCGCGGAGGGCTCGGCCATCGACTGGCTCGCTCTCGCCATGGTCGATGGCTACGAAATCTCTAATGCCTTCGGCACTCTGATCTTTGGTGTCTTCGTGACGGCCATGACGGCGACGCGCTTCTTTGGGGTTCGCGCCCTCGACCGCTTCGGTCGTGTTCCCGTGCTCCGGGCATCCGCTGGTCTCGCTGCTGCCGGACTGTTGCTCGTGATCTTCTCGCCGGCTGTCTGGCTCGCCGTCATCGGCACCGCACTCTGGGGTGCAGGGGCCGCACTCGGCTTCCCCGTCGGCATTTCGGCCGCTGCGGATGACCCCAAGCGCGCCACCGCGAGAGTGACGGCCGTCGCAACCATCGCCTACGCCTCCACGCTCATCGGCCCACCCATGATCGGCGTGCTCAGCGACCAGGTCGGTGTGCTGAATGCGCTGCTGCTGATCGTCGTTCTCGCGATCATCTCTGGGCTACTTTCGCCGTACGCCCGCGAGCTTGCAGGCCGCCACGCGTTCCCGTACGTCGACTTCTCGTCGCCGGGTACGACATCCATTGCCATCACAATGGCGACCACCGAAATGCACTTCGTCATCACCCCCGAGCAGATCGAAGAAGCGCAGCGCGAGAACGAGCGTCGCGGCTTAGGCAAGTTCAAGCGCAAGCGCCCCGGCGGGAAGTAG
- a CDS encoding M13 family metallopeptidase, which translates to MSAESSLSSGIAVNDLDEKVRPQDDLFRHVNGAWIDRTEIPSDKARYGSFMVLAEEAEEAVRDIIIESQSAEPGTEQRKVGDLYASFLDEARADELGATPIAAPLAEAAAVDSIPTLLSTLGRLERGGTSGFFQLFVDNDPGNPERYLVFLEQGGLGLPDESYYRDEKFAEILAKYETFIERMLTLAGLDAPAERAARIVALETQIASKHWDNVANRDSEKTYNPMTWQAANDLAGAVDLNVWLDAIDVPARAFDEVVVRQPSFAEGLEALLSDDHLQAWSDWLSWQVIRNNAAYLSGDFVEANFDFYGRTLSGTPELRARWKRGVSLVEGVLGEAVGKIYVDRHFPPTAKSAMDVLVANLVEAYRQSINGLEWMTPTTQQRALEKLDKFTPKIGFPDKWRDYSTLEISVDDLAGNVRAANEFEFQRELGKIGKELDRDEWFMTPQTINAYYNPGFNEIVFPAAILQYPFFDEGRDDAANYAAIGAVIGHEIGHGFDDQGAKYDGDGRLIDWWTPEDRAAFEERTKSLIDQYNALAPAQVPEHHVNGSLTIGENIGDLGGLAIAWKAYQLSLDGAEAPVIDGLTGAQRFFMSWAQAWQQKGRDEEVIRLLAIDPHSPNEFRCNQIVRNLDAFYETFGVTKSDSLWLDPKDRVTIW; encoded by the coding sequence ATGAGTGCCGAATCGTCATTGTCATCCGGAATTGCCGTCAACGATCTTGATGAGAAGGTGCGCCCGCAAGACGACCTCTTCCGTCATGTTAATGGCGCCTGGATCGACCGCACGGAGATCCCCTCTGACAAGGCTCGCTATGGCTCGTTCATGGTTCTCGCGGAAGAAGCTGAAGAGGCAGTTCGCGACATCATCATCGAGTCGCAGTCGGCAGAGCCCGGCACCGAACAGCGCAAGGTGGGCGACCTTTACGCCAGCTTCCTCGACGAGGCTCGCGCTGACGAACTCGGGGCGACCCCCATCGCAGCGCCGCTTGCCGAAGCTGCCGCCGTTGACTCGATCCCCACTCTTCTCAGCACACTCGGTCGCCTCGAACGCGGCGGCACGAGCGGCTTCTTCCAGCTCTTCGTTGACAACGACCCCGGCAACCCCGAGCGCTACCTCGTCTTTCTCGAGCAGGGCGGTCTCGGTCTTCCTGACGAGTCGTACTACCGCGACGAGAAGTTCGCCGAGATCTTGGCCAAGTACGAAACGTTCATTGAGCGGATGCTGACGCTCGCCGGCCTCGACGCTCCTGCCGAGCGTGCCGCCCGCATTGTCGCCCTCGAAACTCAGATCGCGTCGAAGCACTGGGATAACGTCGCCAACCGCGACAGCGAGAAGACCTATAACCCGATGACCTGGCAGGCCGCCAACGACCTCGCCGGTGCTGTCGACTTGAACGTGTGGCTCGACGCCATCGATGTTCCGGCCCGCGCCTTTGACGAGGTTGTTGTGCGCCAGCCCAGCTTCGCCGAAGGCCTCGAAGCGCTCTTGAGCGACGACCACCTGCAGGCCTGGAGCGACTGGTTGTCGTGGCAAGTCATCCGCAACAACGCCGCCTACCTCTCGGGCGATTTCGTCGAAGCCAACTTCGACTTCTACGGCCGCACGCTCTCAGGCACTCCCGAACTTCGTGCTCGCTGGAAGCGCGGCGTCTCGCTCGTGGAGGGCGTACTCGGAGAAGCCGTCGGCAAGATTTACGTGGATCGCCACTTTCCGCCGACCGCAAAGTCGGCGATGGACGTTCTTGTCGCGAACCTTGTAGAGGCGTACCGCCAGTCGATCAACGGCCTCGAATGGATGACACCCACCACGCAGCAGCGTGCGCTCGAGAAGCTCGACAAGTTCACGCCCAAGATCGGTTTCCCCGACAAGTGGCGCGACTACTCCACGCTCGAGATCAGCGTGGATGACTTGGCCGGCAACGTGCGAGCTGCCAACGAGTTTGAGTTCCAGCGTGAACTCGGCAAGATCGGCAAGGAGCTCGACCGCGACGAGTGGTTCATGACACCGCAAACCATCAACGCGTATTACAACCCGGGCTTCAACGAAATCGTGTTCCCCGCCGCCATCTTGCAGTACCCCTTCTTTGACGAGGGTCGCGATGATGCCGCCAACTACGCCGCCATCGGTGCCGTCATCGGCCACGAGATCGGCCACGGCTTCGACGACCAGGGTGCCAAATACGACGGCGACGGTCGCCTGATCGACTGGTGGACTCCGGAAGACAGGGCCGCCTTTGAAGAGCGCACCAAGTCGCTCATCGACCAGTACAACGCCCTCGCCCCGGCCCAGGTGCCGGAGCATCACGTCAACGGTTCTCTCACGATCGGCGAAAACATTGGAGACCTTGGCGGTCTCGCGATCGCATGGAAGGCCTACCAACTCTCTCTCGATGGTGCCGAAGCTCCCGTGATTGACGGGCTCACCGGCGCGCAGCGCTTCTTCATGTCGTGGGCGCAGGCCTGGCAGCAAAAGGGCCGCGATGAAGAGGTCATTCGCTTGCTGGCGATCGACCCGCATTCGCCCAATGAGTTCCGATGCAACCAAATTGTTCGCAATCTGGATGCGTTCTATGAGACATTTGGTGTGACGAAATCCGATTCGTTGTGGCTGGACCCGAAAGATCGCGTCACTATTTGGTAG
- a CDS encoding serine hydrolase: MVEIEQTRERRSRIRTPRVAKHAGTGEEPNFASTFAALGKLRLADRSMRVSASAVDINTGRTVLSIDDRVALPTASIGKILLLIEVSARFEDRDFAPYGILDKVPGAAVGAAGLWQHMQAPSLPVADLAALVGATSDNLATNILLRLIGLDAVRARTESLGLTKTALLDLVRDTRGPDDAPQLSVGSAVELSWLFGALARGEIVNSLASQRVLGWLSLNTDLSLVSSAFGLDPLAHRGADHNTLLVNKTGIDRGVRAEAGALRGNKRAVAYAASIQFDDKSMHARLQVIEALRTFGFDLMEYVH; the protein is encoded by the coding sequence TTGGTAGAGATCGAGCAAACCCGAGAACGCCGGAGTCGAATTCGCACCCCCCGAGTTGCGAAACACGCCGGAACTGGAGAAGAACCCAACTTCGCCAGTACCTTTGCCGCGCTTGGAAAACTGCGGCTCGCTGATCGCAGCATGCGCGTTTCCGCCAGCGCTGTCGATATCAACACTGGCCGCACTGTGCTCAGCATCGACGATCGCGTCGCGCTGCCCACGGCCAGCATCGGCAAAATTTTGCTGCTGATCGAGGTCTCCGCACGCTTCGAAGACCGCGACTTTGCGCCCTACGGCATCCTCGACAAAGTGCCCGGAGCAGCTGTAGGAGCGGCCGGGCTGTGGCAACACATGCAGGCACCGTCGTTGCCCGTCGCCGACCTCGCCGCCCTCGTGGGCGCCACCAGCGACAACCTGGCCACCAACATCCTGCTTCGTCTCATCGGGTTGGATGCTGTGCGGGCTCGCACCGAATCCCTCGGCCTGACCAAGACGGCACTTCTCGATCTCGTGCGCGATACTCGTGGCCCTGACGACGCCCCTCAGCTCTCCGTCGGATCAGCGGTGGAACTCAGTTGGTTGTTCGGTGCCCTCGCCCGCGGCGAAATCGTCAACTCTCTTGCCAGCCAGCGCGTGCTCGGCTGGCTCTCGCTCAATACCGATTTGTCGCTCGTCTCGAGTGCATTCGGGCTTGATCCGCTGGCTCATCGCGGGGCAGACCACAACACCCTGCTGGTGAACAAGACCGGCATCGACCGGGGCGTGCGAGCGGAAGCCGGGGCGCTGCGAGGCAACAAGCGCGCGGTGGCCTACGCGGCATCCATTCAGTTCGATGACAAGAGCATGCACGCTCGACTGCAAGTAATCGAAGCGCTGCGCACTTTCGGTTTCGACCTCATGGAGTACGTGCACTAA
- a CDS encoding DUF2510 domain-containing protein, with translation MTDGIEVPAGWYRDPLGGAHLRWWDANSWTEHTAQLDSSPQPPNATTTSGTRPDAATTAAHEPEVMIIHPTSSKRSTRDTRHAEASPVTRSATNAAASDDATTVIEEPTRASIKAAAAAAANATRQSQFSDIALTSDTWNKLNRAITDAVNSPTAPLVELRFSDAPTLVIDARGCAYWWAESLDHLATSTADGDVETVARPLGITQNEAGRDWEPLVWLIGTHAEPESFDPLSLSGARFKLRRWPNLTTLSHTTEQMGMTAMLGAAFLTVTELASLAKVDVDDARRLISTFELMGLLTHTIDTISDHARQPLTPSASKEGIFSRLKARFSR, from the coding sequence ATGACCGACGGCATTGAGGTTCCTGCAGGGTGGTATCGCGACCCTTTGGGCGGCGCGCACCTGCGTTGGTGGGACGCTAATTCGTGGACCGAGCACACCGCTCAACTCGACAGTTCGCCTCAGCCGCCGAATGCCACGACCACGTCAGGGACACGTCCCGACGCTGCGACTACAGCGGCACACGAACCTGAAGTCATGATCATTCACCCGACTTCGAGCAAACGCAGCACCCGCGACACCCGTCACGCTGAGGCGTCGCCCGTAACACGCAGTGCCACGAACGCGGCGGCATCGGATGACGCAACCACCGTTATCGAAGAACCGACCCGTGCCAGCATCAAGGCCGCCGCGGCTGCCGCAGCAAACGCCACCCGTCAGTCACAGTTCTCCGACATCGCGCTCACGTCCGACACGTGGAACAAGCTCAACCGTGCCATTACCGACGCGGTCAACTCCCCGACTGCACCGCTCGTGGAGCTTCGATTCTCCGATGCCCCGACGCTCGTCATCGACGCGCGCGGCTGCGCCTACTGGTGGGCTGAATCTCTCGACCACCTTGCCACGTCGACCGCCGACGGCGATGTCGAAACCGTGGCTCGTCCGCTCGGCATCACCCAGAACGAGGCGGGTCGTGACTGGGAGCCTCTCGTGTGGCTCATTGGCACTCATGCCGAGCCCGAGTCTTTCGACCCTCTGAGCCTCTCTGGCGCACGCTTCAAGCTGCGCCGCTGGCCCAACCTCACCACTCTGAGCCACACCACCGAGCAAATGGGCATGACCGCCATGCTGGGCGCCGCTTTCTTGACGGTCACCGAACTCGCATCGCTTGCGAAGGTCGACGTCGACGACGCCCGCCGCCTCATCTCCACGTTCGAGTTGATGGGACTGCTCACGCACACGATCGACACGATCTCGGATCACGCACGCCAGCCCCTGACGCCTTCAGCCTCGAAAGAGGGCATCTTCTCTCGCTTGAAGGCGCGCTTCAGCCGCTAA
- a CDS encoding roadblock/LC7 domain-containing protein: protein MNQPFAPAAAVPSHLNPVHIDAGNRTLAEMQDLASSLTFAALLTDDGFEIVHLNGGNADGGRFASMSSSVQALSDAVAHELKIGTNEYVIIASEAGHVIQLRVQGHPIVLAALFDTHETLGKGLSIARIAARRMAELIA, encoded by the coding sequence ATGAACCAGCCATTCGCACCCGCTGCCGCCGTTCCTTCGCACCTGAACCCGGTGCACATCGACGCCGGCAACCGCACGCTCGCCGAAATGCAAGACCTCGCGAGCTCCCTGACCTTCGCCGCCCTGCTTACGGATGACGGATTCGAGATCGTGCACCTCAATGGCGGCAACGCTGACGGCGGGCGCTTCGCCAGCATGTCCAGCTCGGTGCAGGCCCTCAGCGACGCTGTCGCCCACGAACTGAAAATCGGCACGAACGAATACGTGATCATCGCGTCTGAAGCCGGCCACGTCATCCAGCTGCGCGTTCAGGGACACCCCATCGTGCTCGCCGCACTGTTCGACACTCACGAAACTTTGGGCAAAGGCCTCTCGATCGCTCGCATCGCCGCGCGACGCATGGCCGAGCTCATTGCGTAA
- a CDS encoding ATP/GTP-binding protein: MSEHVVLFAGPMGSGKTTAIRSLSEIDVVSTEAANTDRATADKETTTVALDYGEITIDDVTKVRLYGVPGQKRFDFMWTILAGRARGLLLLINNDAPNSVNLLIEYLSDFRELHERGAVIVGVTKTDVASSPTVADYSAALTAAVPEQLIPVFTVDPRNAEEMRTLLLSLVASVEMRELLTPAPEKI; the protein is encoded by the coding sequence ATGTCTGAGCACGTCGTACTATTTGCTGGGCCCATGGGCTCGGGCAAGACGACGGCTATCCGCAGCCTGAGCGAGATCGATGTGGTGTCGACCGAGGCCGCTAACACCGATCGTGCGACTGCCGACAAAGAGACCACGACCGTGGCGCTCGACTACGGCGAAATTACGATTGACGATGTCACCAAGGTGCGCCTGTACGGCGTCCCCGGCCAGAAGCGCTTCGATTTCATGTGGACGATCTTGGCTGGCCGCGCTCGGGGCCTTTTGCTCTTGATCAACAACGATGCACCCAACTCCGTCAATCTACTCATCGAGTACCTCAGCGACTTCCGCGAGCTTCACGAACGAGGCGCCGTCATTGTTGGTGTCACGAAAACGGATGTCGCATCCAGTCCCACCGTCGCTGACTACTCAGCCGCCCTCACCGCCGCTGTTCCCGAACAGCTCATTCCGGTATTCACCGTTGACCCCCGCAATGCTGAAGAGATGCGCACGCTGCTCTTGAGCCTCGTTGCCAGCGTCGAGATGCGTGAACTCCTTACCCCCGCACCCGAAAAGATCTGA
- a CDS encoding glutamyl-tRNA reductase, which yields MLLCLSSNHRNASLDVLESLSEVAPAATVDLVSHNDFVAGAVLVATCNRFEAYLDVEEPLTAGSAITVCSLLESLSERTGLSIETLHSSIAVHEGADAAAHLFAVTSGLESVVIGEAEISGQVSRALDQARKNGTTTRDLERLFQRATHTSRGIKNNTAIGGAGKSLVRLALELASSRVADWSTASVLVVGTGRYAVTTVNALRNKGALDLRVFSPSGRDAAFALKHGLTPSEDFDVDVIVTCTASAVLGTERFSAASKCLVLDLGLPRNVDPAVGQLDGVDLLDLETISLHAPLEELNAHADARDLVRTAAHEFAAESQAEPAIVALRKHHFALLEAEIARATARGAGDETISALRHLGGVLLHGPSVRAREFAADGRVAEFDAALSALYNIPVERSAKSAQANARPHSA from the coding sequence GTGCTCCTGTGTCTTAGCTCGAATCATCGCAACGCGAGCTTAGACGTACTCGAAAGTCTGTCTGAGGTCGCCCCGGCGGCCACCGTCGACCTCGTTTCGCACAACGACTTTGTTGCCGGTGCCGTTCTTGTCGCCACCTGCAATCGCTTCGAGGCCTACCTCGATGTTGAAGAACCTCTCACCGCTGGCTCAGCCATTACGGTCTGCTCGCTGCTCGAATCCCTGAGCGAACGCACTGGCCTCAGCATCGAGACTCTGCATTCGTCGATCGCTGTTCATGAGGGGGCGGATGCCGCAGCTCACCTCTTCGCGGTGACCTCGGGTCTTGAGTCCGTCGTGATCGGCGAAGCCGAAATCTCGGGCCAGGTCAGCCGCGCTCTCGACCAAGCGCGCAAAAACGGCACCACCACTCGCGACCTCGAGCGCCTCTTTCAGCGCGCAACGCACACGAGCCGCGGCATCAAGAACAACACCGCTATCGGTGGAGCTGGTAAGTCTCTCGTCCGTCTCGCGCTCGAACTCGCCTCTAGCCGCGTCGCCGACTGGTCAACCGCGAGCGTTCTCGTCGTGGGCACCGGCCGTTACGCCGTGACAACCGTCAACGCCCTGCGCAACAAGGGTGCTCTCGATCTGCGCGTCTTCTCCCCCTCGGGCCGCGACGCTGCCTTCGCCCTCAAGCACGGCCTCACCCCCAGCGAAGACTTCGACGTTGACGTCATCGTCACCTGCACCGCGAGCGCCGTGCTCGGCACCGAACGTTTCTCTGCCGCCAGCAAATGCCTCGTGCTCGACCTCGGCCTCCCCCGCAACGTTGACCCCGCCGTGGGCCAGCTCGACGGCGTTGACCTGCTCGACCTCGAAACCATCAGCCTGCACGCCCCGCTCGAAGAACTGAACGCACATGCGGATGCTCGCGACCTGGTTCGCACGGCCGCCCACGAATTCGCTGCCGAAAGCCAAGCGGAGCCCGCTATCGTTGCTCTTCGCAAGCACCACTTCGCCCTCCTCGAGGCGGAAATCGCTCGCGCCACCGCCCGCGGAGCCGGCGACGAAACCATCTCCGCGCTGCGTCACCTCGGCGGCGTCCTGCTCCACGGCCCGTCCGTGCGTGCTCGCGAGTTTGCGGCTGATGGTCGCGTCGCAGAGTTCGATGCTGCGCTCTCCGCTCTCTACAACATCCCGGTAGAGCGGTCCGCAAAGTCGGCGCAGGCCAACGCCCGCCCGCACTCGGCCTAA